The stretch of DNA TCGGCTGGCCGCTCATTCTGACCAATCTTTCGCAGGCAGCCCTGACCGCTACCGATGTGATTTTCATTGGCCGCCTCGGCAAGGAAACACTGGCCTCGGCACTTTTGACCACAAGTTTTTATCATACGATGATGATTTTCTCGATGGGGCTTGTTTCAGCCACTATGCCGATGATCGCCATAGCCCTTGGCCGCAACCGGCATTCGGTCCGCGACGTGCGGCGCACCGTGCGTCAGGGGTTATGGTCGGCGATTATCATCTCCATTCCGCTATGGCTGATCCTTTGGCACTGCGAGACGATCTTTCTATTTCTGGGGCAGGAGCCTTCTGTCGCTGCCCGTTCGACTGACTTCATGCATACGTTGCAATGGGCGCTTCTTCCTTATCTTTTCTACGTCGTGCTACGCTCGTTTTTTGCCGCGATGGAAAAACCAATGTGGACGCTTTTGGTGGCCGCTCTCGCCATTGGCTTCAACGCTCTTGCTGGCTGGACACTTATTTTCGGTCATTTCGGCTTTCCACGTATGGAACTGCACGGGGCCGGCATCGCCACGACACTTTCAAGCACGATGATGTTTTTGGGTATGGCCTTCATTACCGTGCGTCATCGCCGTTTCCGCCGTTATCGCCTGTTCGGGCGCTTTTGGCGGGCCGACTGGCCGCGGTTCATCGAGCTTTGGCGCATTGGCTTTCCTATGGCACTGACCTTCGCTTTCGAAACCTCAATTTTCTACGCTGCCGTGGTGATGATGGGCTATATCAGCTCGACTGCGATGGCCGCACATGCGGTGGCGATCCAGGTGGCATCGCTTAGTTTCATGGTGCCGCTGGGCTTTGGGCAGGTGGCCACAGTGCGTGTCGGGCGCGCCTATGGCCGTGGTGATGCGCATGGCGTCGCCTATGCGGGCTGGAGTGCCTATGCGCTCGGTGTGGGTTTCATGGGGCTGATGGGGCTGTTGATGCTCCTCATTCCGCGTCTGTTCATTGGGGTGTTTCTCGACCTGAAGGATCCCGATAATTTTGCGGTTGTCGAATTGGCGGCGACGTTTCTGGCGCTGGTAGCCTTGTTTCAGACGGTGGACGGGGCGCAGGCTGTGGCAGCCGGTATGCTGCGGGGCCTCAGGGACACACGTGTTCCGATGCTTCTGGCCTTGCTCGGTTATTGGGGCGTAGGCTTGCCGTTTGGCGCGCTTCTGGCCTTTCAGTTCGGTATGCAAGGCAAAGGCATATGGCTTGGTCTTGCTGCCGGGCTTGGGATGGTGGCGGTGCTGATGACGTTGCGTTGGCGCAGGCATCTGGCACACATAAAAAATACGCTCTGATAAAAGAAATGCCGCGTAGCGCGATGCTACGCGGCCAAGTCGCATGTTGCGGATATCATACCGTATCCGCGAAAGGTCGAAGCTTATTTCGTCAGCGCGACGATGCGGTCGAGTGCTGCACCGAAACCCTTGAGCGATATCTTGAAGGCGACCGGCTGGCTCGGATTGAGTGCAGTTGTTGTGACGTTCAGGTTTTGAGCGCCCTTGAGAGCAGCGACCTGCTTGGTATCGAAGCTGACCGGAGCCAGACAACCCTGCGGCAAGCAGGTGGAGAAGGTGAGGGCTGGCCCGGCAGCCTCATCGATCGTGAGGTTGGCGCCCTTGGCGAGATCAAGACCGAAAGGCATAAGGATAACGCCATCGACCTTGCCTGCCACGTTGCGCAGTTCGGCGGTCAAAACGCGCTGGCCGGTCTGTGTACTACTCTGTTCCTGGCGGATCGCACAGGTCGTCACTTCTTTTTGCGACTGGCAGGAGACGGTCCAGTCTTCAAAAGTTTCCTGCAGTGTGCTGGCACCGCCCGGAAGAGGGGCTGCAATTGTGGAAAAGCTGAAAAGGCTTGTAAATACGGCTGCAAGGCCGAGGCTATGATAAGTGTTCATAAAACAGTCTCTATTGAATGTTGCCCGGTCATTCCGCCTTGGCGGATATGACGCCCAGACTATTCTTGATCACAAAATAGGACACTCTTCAATAGCAATGTATTTTCACTTTATAAGATATTATTAGATTCAGAGAGTTATATATCCGGGGTTATTTATTTGAGCGATACTTTTAGAATATTCATATAAAGACATTTTGTCCGTAGCTTACGCCGTATCCTGTCGGAACCACGCCGTCACCGCTTCGCTCCGGTTTCTTGCATCGCGGCATCGATAAACGCTAAAAAGCGGCAAACAGGAAATGAATAGAAATGACCAAGCTTCTCATCCGTGGCCGTGTGCTGACCTTTGTCGATGAACCGCAAAGTCTGGATGACAATCAATCCTATCATTATATCGAAGATGGTGGCGTGCTCGTGGATCAAGGCCGCATCGTGCGCCTGGGCGATTACGCCAAAGTGCGCGGCGAAGCTGGCGTAGACGTGAAAGTGGATGACCATCGTCCGCATCTCATCCTGCCGGGTTTTATCGATACGCATATCCATTATCCGCAGACGCAGGTCGTGGCATCCTATGCGGCCAATCTGCTGGAATGGCTCAACACCTATACATTCGTCGCCGAGCAGAAATTTGCAGACGAACAGCACGCCGAATTCATTGCCGAGCGTTTTCTCGACGAGTTGATCCGCCATGGCACGACGACGGCGGTCGCCTATTGCTCGGTGCACGCCCAAAGCGCGGATGCCTATTTCCGCGCTTCACACCATCGCGGCATGAGAATGCTGGGCGGCAAGGTGATGATGGATCGCAATGCGCCACCCGCACTTTGCGACACGGCACAGTCAGGTTATGACGATACAAAGGCGCTGATTGCTCGCTGGCATGGCAAGGACCGGCTTGATTATGTGATCAGCCCACGCTTTGCCATTACCTCGACGCCCGCGCAGATGGAGGCGAGTGCGGTGCTGGCCCGTGAACATCCCGACTGTTATATCCAGACGCATCTGTCGGAAAATCACGACGAGATCGCCTTCACCAGATCACTTTATCCTGAGGCGCCGGATTATCTCGGCATTTACGAGCATTACGGGCTTCTGGGCGACAAGACGCTGCTCGGCCATTCGATCCATCTGGAAGATCGCGAAGTGGGCGTGATGGCCGAAACGGGTGCTGTGGCTGTATTCTGCCCGACTTCCAATCTCTTTCTGGGTTCCGGCCTTTTTGACCGTGACCGCTTGCAAGCAGCCGGTGTTCGGATGGCGGTGGCAACCGATATTGGCGGCGGTACCAGCTTTTCGATGCTGCGCACGCTCGATGAGGGTTACAAGGTGCTGCAACTGCGCGGGCAAAGGCTCAATCCGTTGCAGTCCTTTTATATGATGACGCTCGGCAATGCCCGTGCGCTCTCGATGCAGGATAAGATCGGCACGCTCGATGAAGGATCGGAAGCCGATCTGGTGGTGCTTGATTCATCCGCCACCTCTGCGATGCGGCTTCGTATGGCAGCCGGTGCCAGCCTTGCGCAGGAATTGTTCCTCTTGCAGACGCTGGGGGATGATCGCGCGGTGGTCGAAACCTATGTCGCTGGAAAAGCATCGAAAAGCGTCTTGGCCTGACGGTTGGTTTGAGGCATGGTGCGCGCGCCGGGAGCAAGAGGAGAAGCGCGTGCCAGCTATAACCAATCCAAAAGCCTTTCTGACCAGCCTGTTTGAAGCAGCCGTTGCCGCTGCCGATCCCGAACGTGTCATCCGCGATAATCTGCCGGAAAAGCCGAAAGGCCGCGTGATCGTGATCGGCGCGGGCAAGGGGTCTGCACAGATGGCAGCGGCATTCGAGAAGGCCTGGGCTGAAAAATATGACGACGCGCCGCTCGAAGGCGTGGTGGTGACACGCTATGGCTATGCCTGTGCCTGTAAGCATATCGAAATCATCGAAGCCGCGCATCCGGTGCCGGACGAGGCTGGGCTTGCCGCCACAAAGCGTTTGTTTGAAGCCGTTTTGGATTTGAGCGAGGACGATCTGGTGGTGGCGCTTGTTTCCGGCGGCGGCTCGGCATTGCTGCCATCGCCGCCCGAAGGGCTGACGCTCGACGATGAGATTGCCGTCAACAAGGCGCTATTGGCTTCTGGCGCTCCCATCTCGGCAATGAATGCGGTGCGAAAACATCTTTCCACCATCAAGGGCGGCAGGCTTGCAGCAAGTGCTTATCCCGCAAAAGTGTTTTCGCTGGTGGTGTCGGATATTCCCGGTGACAATCCGGCCTTTGTCGCTTCCGGTCCGACCGTGCCGGATGCGACCAGCCGCGACGATGCGCTGAAAATCATCGAACGCTATCGGCTGGAATTGCCGCAAGGCGTACTCGCCCATATCAAAAGCGAGAGCGCGCACGCGCCAAAGCCGGGTGATACTGTTTTTGTCAACAATGAAGTGCGGGTGATTGCCTCCGCTGCCGTATCGCTGGAGGCAGCTGCGCGTGCAGCAAGCGCCCACGGTGTGGAGGCCATAATCCTGTCGGATGCAATCGAAGGCGAAGCACGCGAAGTTGCGCATGTTCATGCGGCCATTGCCCGCGAAGTGGCAAGCCGTAACCGTCCATTTAAAAAGCCCGTGGTGATCCTGTCGGGCGGCGAAACCACCGTCACGATCAAGGCGAAAGGCGGCAAGGGCGGGCGCAACAGCGAGTTTTTGCTGTCCTTTGCGCTCGATATTGATGGCTATGACAATATTCATGCGCTCGCTGCCGACACTGACGGCATTGACGGGTCGGAAGACAATGCCGGGGCGTTTGCCGATGGCAGCAGCGTTTTTCGGCTGCAACAGGCGGGCGAGGATGGCGCGGCGCGGCTCAATGCCAATGACGCGTGGACGGCATTTGCGGCCATCGGTGATCTGTTCGTGCCGGGTCCGACCGGCACCAATGTCAACGATCTGCGGGCTGTTCTTGTGACGGAGTAGCGTCGGAAATCGGTCGCGCCTCGTCATCGAGCAGGATACGGTTCGCGGCCCCGTCGAGATCGTCATACTGCCCGTTTTTCAGTGACCACAGAAAACCGGCCAGTCCAAGTACGCCAAGCCCAAGCGCTATGGGAATGAGGAACAGAAGCCCACTCATTTATGCGCTTCTTTCATGACGCCAATGGATGTCGCGTTAATTACGGCCTGCTGCTTGTTCTGCTTTCCGGCCTTGAGCCTTAGAGCGTTGCTTACCACCACAATGGAGGACAGCGACATTGAAAGGGCAGCAACCAGCGGCGTCACATAGCCAAAAATCGCAATCGGCACGGCGATAATGTTATAACCAATGGAGAGCGCGAAATTCTGCCGAATGAGCTTGCCGGCCTCTTTGGAGACGGCAAAGGCGAGCGGTACGGCCGAAAGGCTTGTGCGCAGGAAGACGAAATCGGCGGCATTGCGCCCGATATCGGCGGCCGTTGCCGGTGCCATGGAGACATGGGCTGCAACGAGCGCAGGCGCGTCATTCAGGCCGTCACCGACCATCAGCACCTTGCGGCCTTCACTTGTCAATTCCTGCACCAGTTGCGATTTGTCGGCAGGCAGAACCTCGCTGCGATAATCCGCAACACCAAGGTAATCTGCGAGTTTTGCCACCGCAGGCTTTTTGTCGCCGGAAATAATGCTGAGCTTGATGCCGTCTTTCTTCAGGCTGGCAATGGCGTTGGCGGCATCTTCGCGCGGGCTGTCCTCGAAACGGAAGGTTTCAAGCAATTGCCCGTCAAGCGACAGGCACGTTTCAGGACCATCGGTTGGCTGAGCCCCGGTGGTTGTCGCCCAGTCGCGCTTGCCCAGCCGATAGACTTGGCCCGAAAATTCCGCCTCGATACCTGCTCCGGGGATTTCCTCGATGCGGGTGAAAGCGGTCATCGGCTTGGTGCCGGAAAAAAATGCGAGCGCACGAGAAAGCGGATGGCGCGAATAAAGCGAGAGTTCGGCGGCGATTTCGAGATGATGCGGGTCGATGTGGTCCGTATCGATAAGACGCGGCTGGCCGAGCGTCAGCGTTCCGGTCTTGTCAAAAATGGCGGTGTCGATTTCGGACATGCGTTCCATGGCCGAGCCGTCCTTGATCATAATGCCGTTTTCAAACAGGCGGCGCGCGGCGACCACCTGAACGATTGGAACAGCCAGTGCCAGCGCACAGGGGCAGGTGATGATCAGCGTACAGATCGCGATATAGATCGAGCGATACCAGTCGCCGCCCGTATAGACCATCCAGCCGATAAAGGCGAGAAACGCCATTGAATGCACCATCGGCACATAGAGCTCCGATGCGCGGTCGGCAATGCGCTGATGATAGGCGCGTCCGCTTTCCGCGACATCCATGAGACGCACCATTTCAGCAAGGAAAGAATCCTTTGCTTCGGCGGCAGCGCGAATGACGAGCGGTGTGGAGAGATTGAGCGTTCCGGCGCGAATATCCGAACCGGGACCGACTGGCACGGCATCGCTTTCGCCCGAGGCTATGGCGCAATCGAGTTCCGAGCGGCCGTCCTCGACCTTGGCATCGACTGGCACGCGCTCGCCTGCTGCTAGAATGATGCGCATGCCGGGACGAATTTCATTGACCGGCAGATAATTGCGCTCGTCATCCTCGCCAATCACAACGGCACCGCGGGGGCTTAATTGAGCAAGTCCGCGCACGGCGGAGCGGGCACGCGCACGCATCAGGTAATCGAGCGTGCGTCCAATCAGCAGGAAGAACAGAAGCGACACGGAAGCATCGAAATAGGCATGCTCGCCATGGTTCAGCGTCTCATAGACGCTCATCGCAAAGGCCAGCGAAATTGCGAGCGCAATCGGCACATCCATATTGACGCGGCGCGCGCGCAGCGCATTCCATGCCGAGACATAAAAAATGCGGCCCGAATAGATCAGCGTGGGTAGTGCGATCAGGCCGGAAATCCAGTGGAACATGTCGCGGGTCGCAGCATCAGCACCGGACCAGACGGCCACCGAAAGCAGCATCACATTGCTGGATGCGAAGGCTGCAACGCCAAGCGCAATCAGAAGTCGCGTGAAGGCGGGGTCTTTTTCCTGTAGATTGTCGAAAATATGCGCCTCATAGCCGAGCCTACGCAGCGGGTCGATGACATCGGGCGGCGTTTCACCGTCCTTCCAGCGGATGGTGACACGGCGTGCCGTGAGATTGACGCGGACGTACGCAACGCCTGCAATCTGGCTCAACCCATCCTCGATGGTCTTGATGCACAAGCCGCAATGCACGGCAGGAACGGAGAGATCGAGCTGTCGCAGACCATCCCCAAGGCTACGGCTGGCGATTAGCATCTCGTCGGATGAAACAGTGCCGAGAACTGTAGCGATCTGGGCACTTTCAACGCAGCAGCTCATAAAATCCTCCCGTCCTTGACCAGAACGCGGATGATGTGGCGATAAGGATCATCAAGACCGGCGGCAGCCCCGATATCAGCATTCACTTCCATGATCCATGCGCCTTCGCCCAGTTGAAGCGGTGCGGTCAGCATGCCGGGTTCGCCGGTTACAAGTGTTGCCTTCGTGTCATGGGCGTCGCCGACCGGGCGCTTGAATTCGACCGTGCCGCCGGTGACAGCCACCGGCTTACCATCGCTGTCATGCAACCGCCAGACGAAGACGCCTTGTGCAAGCGTCGGCTTCGACTGCCAGTTGAGTGCGGCCTGCTCTTTGCCGGTCTCGGCCTTTTCGTTGAATTCCTGACTGGCGACATAGGTGTTCTTCACCACGAAGCCGCTCCAGGTACTGACCGCATTATAGGCCATGATCAGGTTGACGGTGATGATAATGCCGAAGAAGACCACCATGATGGCCAGCATGTGCCAGCCGGTGAAGGTGCCTGCGGTTTTCGATTTAACTGTCATAGCTTTCACCTTCTCTTATCGACGTTCAGGGGCCATGAAGGTGGCCTTGTAGCGGGCATGTTCCGAACCATTGGCGTCGCGAACTTCTATTTCGTAATCTCTGCGCGGTTCGGCAATGGCATCACGCGGCAATGTGACGAAGACGCGCAAGGTCTTGAGCCGGTCAGGCTCAACCGGAACATCGTAATCGCCGTCGGCTTCCGATGCTTCATCCTGCACGGTCAGCTTTGCACCCGGCAGGCCTTCAATCGACAGACGGAAGGTACGCGGTTCGGGGATCATGTTCAACAGCTTGACCGTATAGCCGTTGCGGATCGAACCGTCCGACAAAAGCACATATTGCGGTGTGCGGTCATGCAGCACATTGATGCCGATGCGCTGGCGCGTCGAGACTGAAATCACCAGTGTGACACCGATCAGCGCCCAGACGATGAAATAGAACAGGCTGCGTGGGCGCAGTACCTTTTTCCACTGAAGGTTTTCGACCTTGTCGGAGAACTTATTGGGCGCTTCATAGACACGGGAGGGCTGGATTGACGTCGCGCCATTATCGGTGGCGAGCGCCATATTGGCGTTATAATCGGCGAGCGTCGCATAGGAGATGAGGCCACGCGGCTTTCCGATCTTGTCCATCACCGAGTTGCAAGCATCGATGCACAACGCACAGGTGATGCATTCAAGCTGCTGGCCATCGCGAATGTCGATGCCCATCGGGCATGCGGCAACGCAGGCATTGCAATCCACGCAATCGCCCACGGTTTCACCAAGAGCCGCTGCCTTCTTGGCGTGACGCGAACGCGGCTCACCGCGCCAGTCATTATAGGTCACGGTCAGCGAGTTTTCATCGAGCATGGCTGCCTGAATGCGCGGCCACGGACACATATAAGTGCAGACCTGTTCGCGCATCAGCCCGCCGAATGTGTAGGTCGTGGCGGTGAGGATCGCGACCGTCATATAGGCAATCGTCGGCGCCTGTCCGGTGACGAAATCCATGAGCAGGCTGGGCGCATCGGCAAAATAGAAAATCCACGCGCCGCCGGTCAGTACGCCGATCACCACCCAGATCGAGTGCTTTGTCACGCGTTTCCAGATTTTGTCGAAGGTATAGGGTGCCTTGTCGAGCTTCATGCGTGCGTTGCGGTCGCCTTCGATGGCGCGCTCGACAACCAGATAAAGATCGACCCAGACGGTCTGTGGGCAGGTATAGCCGCACCATGCCCGGCCCGCCACCGAAGTGGCGAGAAACAGCCCGAGACCTGCCATGATCAGAAGACCCGCGACGTAATAGAATTCCTGCGGCCAGATTTCGATGAAGAAGAAGTAGAAGCGGCGGTTGGCCAGATCAATCAGCACTGCCTGATCGGGCGCATAGGGACCGCGATCCCAGCGCAGCCATGGCGTGAGATAATAGATGCCCAGCGTGATTGCCATGATGAGCCATTTGAAGCGGCGAAATTCGCCCTGCACACGCTTGGGAAAGATTTTTACCCGTGCCGCGTAGAGCGCTTGCCGGGTCTTGGGGGAATTGACTGCCTGAGCATCAATGCGCTCGACATCGTCTGACATAGTCTTGCTCCTGAGCCTTGCGTTAAACGCACGGCCTGATGGGTCGCCGATCGGCCGTGACCGGCTGCCGTAAACCCCGGCCCCGATAAAGGGGCCAGGGACTTTTTATATCAAGGCGGCTCCGATGCTATTGCATCACACCTTGAAAATGTTCAGTCGCCACATGGACTTAAACCAAGTTGAAATGAGACATGCTCATCTCAACTTGGCTTTATTCACCGCCGCCCAGAGAGTGGACGAAGATCGCGAGCTGCTTGACGGTTGTGTCACCCAGCCGCGTTTCCCATGCGGGCATCACGCCGTGTTTTGGGTGGGCCACCTGACGCGCAATGGCATCTTCGCCCGAACCGTAGAACCAGATGGCGTCGGTGAGGTTAGGTGCGCCGAACTCACGCAGCCCCTTGGCATCCTCGCCGTGGCAGACCGCGCAGTTTTCAGCAAAAACCTGCTTGCCCGCCGGTACCATCGCTGCATCGCGTGGTGTGCCCGAAAGGCTCACCACATAGGCGCTCACGTCGCGTATCTCCTGCGGTTCCAGTACATCGGCAAAAGCCGGCATTTCGGAAACGCGCGTGTCAGCGTCGTCATTGGAGCGCACGCCGTGCTGGATCGTCAGGAGGATGTCGTCAACCGAACCGCCCCACAGCCAGTCGTCATCATTGAGGTTCGGATAGCCGGGAGCGCCTTGTGCACCAACGCCGTGGCACTGGACGCAATTGACGCGGAAGGCAGCCGCGCCGCCTGCGATCGCATATTGGCGCAGATTTTCATCGGCCATGATCTGATGCACGTCTTTTGCCTTGATCTGGTCGAGAATATTCTGGCGTCCGGCGGCGATCTCAGAGTTCTCCTGCCAGAATTCGCCGCGGCTCGACCAGCCGAGGAGACCTGCCGTGGAGCTGGAGATCAGCGGCCACGCCGGATAGGCAATCACATAGGCGAGCGCCCAGAAAACGGTAGCGTAATAGGTCCATAACCACCAACGCGGCATGGGATTGTCGAGTTCCTTGATGCCGTCCCATTCGTGGCCGGTTGTGGCAACGCCGCTGACTTCATCAATTTGCTTGTCAGTCATTTTCTTCGTCCTTGAATGGGATGTTCTTGGCATCATCGGCCAGTCCTTTGCTTCCCGGACGGAAAGCATAAAGGACTGCTGCGATGACGAAGATCACCATGGCCAGGAGGCCCCAGCTATCGGCGAAAGTGCGCAAGGTCGTGTAATCCATTGCTTTTCCTCCGCTTTAACGCGCCTTGGGCGACTGGTCATAGGTGGAGAAGTCGACCAGCGTGCCGAGCATCTGGAGATAGGCGATCAGTGCGTCCATCTCCGAGATCATATGCGGGTTGCCGTCGAAGTCGCCTGTACGCGCTTTGGGATAACGCTCCTCAATGCCCGATGTATCGGCATCCGGCGTTGCCTGAGCCTGGAGATCGGCAAGAGCATTGTCGATCATTTCCTGCGTATAGGGTACGCCCACCGCTACATTGGCCTTGAGGTTTGCCGCAATATTGCTGGCTTCAAGCGGGCGATCACGCAGGAAGCCGTAGTTCGGCATGACCGATTCCGGGACCACGTCGCGCGGGCGCACCAGATGCTGCACGTGCCATTCATTGGAATAGCGGCCACCAACACGTGCAAGGTCCGGCCCTGTGCGCTTGGAACCCCACTGGAACGAATGGTCATACATGGATTCGGCTGCGAGGCTGTAATGACCATAGCGTTCCACCTCGTCGCGGAACGGGCGGATCATCTGGCTGTGGCAAAGGTAGCAGCCTTCGCGCACATAGACGTCACGGCCCGCCAGTTCCAGCGGCGAATAGGGGCGCATGCCTTCAACTTTCTCGATGGTATTTTCGAGATAGAAGAGCGGTGCGATTTCAACGATACCGCCAACGGTCACCACGGCAAGCGAGGCGATCAGCAGGAGCGTTGCGTTTTTCTCCAGTTTGGAGTGTTTCTTCAAGATAGACATAAATCACACGCTCCTTATTCGGCGGGCTGCAGCTGTGGGGCGGCAGTCTTGCGTCCGTCCATAGGCGCTTCGAGACGCAGGTTTCCGCGAATGGTCTGATAGACGTTCCAGGCCATCACCAGTCCGCCAGCGAGATAAAGCACACCGCCCAGCGTCCGGATGACGTAATAAGGGAACATCGCAGCCACGGTTTCCACGAAGGAATAGACGAGGAAACCCTGATCGTCGTATTCGCGCCACATCAGACCCTGCTGGATACCGGCGACCCACATTGCGGCGGCGTAGAGCACGATGCCGAGCGTTGCGAGCCAGAAGTGCCAGTTGACCATGCGGATCGAATAGAGCCGCTGGCGGTTCCACAGTTTAGGTGCCAGATAGTAGACAGCGGCAAACGAGATCATGCCGTTCCAGCCAAGCGCGCCCGCGTGAACGTGGCCGATGGTCCAGTCCGTATAGTGCGAGAGCGAATTGACCGCCTTGATCGAGAGCATCGGACCTTCAAACGTCGCCATGCCGTAAAAGGCGATGGCTGCAACCATCAGGCGGATGATCGGATCGGTGCGCACCTTGTCCCATGCGCCCGAAAGCGTCATCAGACCGTTGATCATACCGCCCCAGGACGGCATCCACAGCATGATCGAGAACACCATGCCGAGCGTCTGCGCCCAGTCGGGAACAGCCGTGTAATGCAGATGGTGGGGACCAGCCCAGATATAAAGGAAGATGATCGACCAGAAGTGCACGATGGAGAGACGATACGAATAGATCGGACGTTCGGCCTGTTTGGGCACGAAATAATACATCATCGCAAGGAAGGGCACGGTCAGGAAAAAGGCGACCGCGTTATGCCCGTACCACCATTGCGTCACCGCATCCTGCACGCCCGCAAATGCGGAATAGCTTTTGACGCCAAGAAAGGAAACAGGGATCGCCAGATTGTTGACGATATGCAGCATGGCGATGGTGATAATGAAGGAGAGGTAGAACCAGTTCGCCACATAGATATGTGGCTCCTTGCGTTTGAGGATCGTGCCGAGGAAGACCACGAGATAGGCGACCCAGACGATGGTCAGCCAGATGTCGACATACCACTCCGGCTCGGCATATTCGCGGCTCTGCGTGATGCCGAGCAGATATC from Brucella sp. BE17 encodes:
- the ccoN gene encoding cytochrome-c oxidase, cbb3-type subunit I; its protein translation is MNYAAGTVLSGLGALFAVLLAGFSHDELFRTHMWILFIVLAIFTILLMRNADYGLAPKKVDQSKNSSTYMDGPIRYGVIATVFWGVAGFLVGVLIAAQLAFPDLNLQPYFNFGRLRPLHTSAVIFAFGGNILIASSFYVVQRTCRARLIGGDLAWFVFWGYQLFIVMAATGYLLGITQSREYAEPEWYVDIWLTIVWVAYLVVFLGTILKRKEPHIYVANWFYLSFIITIAMLHIVNNLAIPVSFLGVKSYSAFAGVQDAVTQWWYGHNAVAFFLTVPFLAMMYYFVPKQAERPIYSYRLSIVHFWSIIFLYIWAGPHHLHYTAVPDWAQTLGMVFSIMLWMPSWGGMINGLMTLSGAWDKVRTDPIIRLMVAAIAFYGMATFEGPMLSIKAVNSLSHYTDWTIGHVHAGALGWNGMISFAAVYYLAPKLWNRQRLYSIRMVNWHFWLATLGIVLYAAAMWVAGIQQGLMWREYDDQGFLVYSFVETVAAMFPYYVIRTLGGVLYLAGGLVMAWNVYQTIRGNLRLEAPMDGRKTAAPQLQPAE
- a CDS encoding cbb3-type cytochrome c oxidase subunit 3; translated protein: MDYTTLRTFADSWGLLAMVIFVIAAVLYAFRPGSKGLADDAKNIPFKDEEND
- the ccoP gene encoding cytochrome-c oxidase, cbb3-type subunit III; protein product: MTDKQIDEVSGVATTGHEWDGIKELDNPMPRWWLWTYYATVFWALAYVIAYPAWPLISSSTAGLLGWSSRGEFWQENSEIAAGRQNILDQIKAKDVHQIMADENLRQYAIAGGAAAFRVNCVQCHGVGAQGAPGYPNLNDDDWLWGGSVDDILLTIQHGVRSNDDADTRVSEMPAFADVLEPQEIRDVSAYVVSLSGTPRDAAMVPAGKQVFAENCAVCHGEDAKGLREFGAPNLTDAIWFYGSGEDAIARQVAHPKHGVMPAWETRLGDTTVKQLAIFVHSLGGGE
- the ccoO gene encoding cytochrome-c oxidase, cbb3-type subunit II, which encodes MSILKKHSKLEKNATLLLIASLAVVTVGGIVEIAPLFYLENTIEKVEGMRPYSPLELAGRDVYVREGCYLCHSQMIRPFRDEVERYGHYSLAAESMYDHSFQWGSKRTGPDLARVGGRYSNEWHVQHLVRPRDVVPESVMPNYGFLRDRPLEASNIAANLKANVAVGVPYTQEMIDNALADLQAQATPDADTSGIEERYPKARTGDFDGNPHMISEMDALIAYLQMLGTLVDFSTYDQSPKAR